The DNA window TCGACCGGCTGATACTCAGCACGGCGGCTTTCGAGGCTCCGTAGGGCATGGCGTCGGGAAACGGAACCACCGTACCAATAAACGAAGCCGTATTAACGATGATACCGCCCCCCTGCGCCAGCATACGGGGCAGCGTGTGTTTGATCGCCAGCAACACCCCTTTCACGTTGACGGCCAGAATCTGGTCGATGTCTTGCTCCGTGGTGTCGGCAATGGGGCCGGGTGTTCCCTCAACACCGGCATTGTTAAACAGAAAATCAAGCCTGCCAAACTCAGCTATTGTCTGCTGAACCAGCGCCTGAACCTGCTCTTCGCGGCTAACGTCGGCCTGCACGAATCGTACGCTGGCTACGTCGCCAATGGTTATGGCGGCTTCTTCGCCCCGCTCCCTGTCGCGCCCGGCGATAACCACCCGAACGCCCAGCCCAACCAACTGCTGAGCAACTTCTTGACCGATCCCGGTGGTCCCTCCCGTAATCAGGGCGACTTTCCCCTTCAATGACTCATTCATACGCAACCAGATTTAAACGCTTTCCCCGTTGACAACCACCGGGAACCACTGCAAAAGTAGCGGGTGGTCAGGGGGTGGCGTTGAGCCAATCAAACCGATACTTGGTCTGATCAAACAAGCGACTGATTACGAAACGACCGGGGTGGCTGGGCGAAGGCTTTTTTGAAGAAATGAACGAACGACGACGGGTCATCGAAGCCCAGGCACCACGCGATCTCACTGATCGGTCGGGTAGTATGCGTCAGCAGGAAAGCCGCTTCGCTGGCCACCCGTTCGCTGATAACCTGCGAGGTCGTTTTGCCCATAACGGTTTTCAGGGCGCGGTTCAAATGATTGACGTGCACGGCCAGCTGCGAGGCAAAAGCCGACGGAGTCTGCAATACCATCTGCGCCGACGGCTCGAGGGGAAACTGTCTTTCCAACAATTCAACAAACAGGGCGGCAATACGTGAGTTCGCGGTGGTATCCGATGGCGTAGCGACCGTTGCCGGGGTCATTTTCAGTCCCCGGTGAATCAGCTCAAACGCCAGATTTCGCAGCCGATCCTGCTTATAAGCATAATCAGAGCGAATTTCCTGAAGCATATCCTGATAGATCGGTTCGATGGCGCGTTGCTGTGCATCATCCAGGGGGAAAACCGGGATTTGGCCCGGCTGGAAAACGGGGTACTGACTTATACCACCAAACTGCGCGAAAAACGATTGCGTGAAAATGCAGAAGAAGCCTGACTGCGCTTCTTCGAGCAACTCCCAGTTATACGGAATCAGGGGATTGGAGAAAATCAGCGCATGCTGGTCGATGGTAATAACTTTGTCTGCGTAGCTTAATTTTTTCTTACCCGTCAGTAAGCTGATCTTAAAGTAATTCTTGCGGGTGTAAAAGATGGGTTTGGCGTAGGGCCCCGAGAAATCGGCCATGTCGAATACGTTGAGATGGCCCAGCACACTAGTTACCGTATCAGGCACGTAGTTGAGTCGCTCGCGGTAAAAATCGGCTAAATGCTGCGGTGATTCCATTCACTAACCAGGTTAGTCTGCCAGCCTGCTGACGACGTATTTAACAGAAAATCAAGCAGTAATCCACCCAACTTTCCTACGCCAGCGATCGTACGCGATCCGCTCCTGCTGCCGTTCGTCGGCGGTCGGCTGTTTTCTTTGTTCGACAGACAATTGGGCTGTCAACTCAACTAACCGTTCTTCAACAGTGTTCAGCCCCACCTGCCCCCGACGTTGATTCACTTCATCGACGGGACCGTCAAGCAGATACGGAACGAGCCGACCATGCTCATCATCGACAAACTGAGTCCCGTACACTTGCGGTCGATCCTCGTACATGGCAATCCGGTCCGACAGAAACGCCAGCGCGACGGGGTCAATCGTTCGCGTCGGTTTCTGTTCGTGCATCAGCGCAAGCGTACTTTTCATGAACTCAGGCCAACTGATTGCGTGCTGAACAATCAACCACGCAGCCTGACTTGCTTCTTCCCCCACCTGTTCGCGCGCAGGCCAGCCAATCTGAGCGATGATCGACTGAAGTTGTCGGGCATTGTCGAGATGCACCGCTTCCATCTCCGGGCTATAGCCCCGAAACAGCGTACCTTCCTCAATAAGCCGCTGACGAACAGCAAGGTCATGCTCCCGCCGTTCAATCAGCTCGCGGGCAATGTCAGAATACAGCATTCAAGTCAGAGTGATTCAACATCACAAAACATAACTTCCACGGTGCTTCAGTCCGCAACTTATGGTCGTTTGCTGACACCTTCCCCCGATTTACTGAGGAAATAGCGCCGGGGTGTTTTGTCAATCTGGTTGATACCCACGAACAATTTAAACGCCTGTTCAGACAGATCACTTATGTCGAAAAAGCTGTTCTGGTAAATCCGACCGACTTTGAAATAATACGTTTTACCCTTTTCGAATGTGAGGAACGTTGGCTTGGGTGCGACCGGTCTACCACTTTGATAGTCATCGGCAGATGGAGAAACGTTGTATTGGCCATCGGGCAGAATACCCAGACTGTCAGCGTCGGTTTCGATAACGGTGTACGCATTATCCCTGACGACAATCGGCCTACCGGCATCTAATGTGGTATAAGACCTGACCGCTGGTGAGTATACGCTGCCGCTTTTCACCAGATATATTTTCGTTGTTAGCACCGATTGTCCGAACGCGAACGTAACGCTCAATGTGAGCAGGCCGAAAAAAGCATATTGTTTCATGGCTATCGTGTGTTTACGATGCAATCAACTGCTTTTCAGCACGTAACGCGCTTAATTTATCATTAGAAATAGTCGGCTACAGCAGCACACCCGCCAGTAAGCCGCCGAGGATCAGGACGAAGGGCGGGATACGAGTATAGATCAGCAGGCCCATCGTGATCAAGACAACGGCGACGGACGGCCAATGCGGCACCATCGGCTGCAACAGCACTACGGCAGCCGCAGCGGTCAGGCCACTACTGGCTGCGTTGATGCCGTCCAGCGACGCCCGCACGACGCGGTAGCGTTTGAGCTGCTCCCAGAAGCGGTACACGAAGAAGATCAGGAACGCGCCGGGCAGAAAAATACCGGCCGTGGCAACGAAGCTGCCCCAGATTTGACCGTGTGGCCCGGCGTCGCGCATGGACAGGGCACCGATGTACGACGCAAACGAAAACACTGGACCCGGAACCGCCTGCACCAGCCCCAGCCCCGACAGAAATTCCTCGCGGGTCAGGTAGTGCTTGAACGCTACGAATTCGTTGTACAGGATGGGCGTCAGCACCTGCCCCCCGCCGAAGACCAGACTGCCATTGCGGTAGAAGTTTTCAAACAGTCGCACCGGTAGCGACTGCGTCAGGGCACCGGCGACAGCGGCCACGATCAGCACACCCAGCCACAGGATGAAGTTCGACCATTCGATTTGCAGGGGTCGTTTTTCCATCCGTTCCTGCTTCTGGTAGGTCAGGCCGGTGGTTAGCCCGCCGACGATGATCACGAGGGGCGTCATGTAGGGCGATCGAAACAGGTAAGCCGTTACGGCCGCCAGAAGGGCCAGCACCAGCCCCGTACGGTTCTTGATAACTTTCTGCCCAATGCGATACCCCGCCACAATCAGGAAGCCGACGGCCATCGGCTGAATAAATCGGGCAAACCGAAGCGACAGGTTGTGCTGCTCCAGGTAATAAATGGCCATGCCGAAAGCCGTCATGATGCTTACACCCGGCAACACCCAGATCAGCAGCGTCAGATACGCCAGATTCGGGCCGCCGATTTTGAAGCCCACCGCCGTAATTGTCTGCGTGGAGGTGGGGCCGGGCAGAATCTGGCACAGGGCGTTCAGCTCCAGCAGTTCGGCCTCGGTGATGTAGCGACGCTTCTGCACGAAGCGTTCGTAGAGCATGGCAAAATGCACCTGCGGCCCACCGAACGTAGTCAGGGCCAGGATCAAGACGTCTTTCAGGAAGATGAAATAACGAATCCGGCGGACCGGAGCAATCGTCGGTACATGGTAGGCCATAGACCAGCCAAAAAAAGAGCGCCGAAGTCGTGCAGGCTCCGGCGCAGGCTATATAATCAGGCTTTTTTCAGGCCCAGTTCCATCAGGCGTTCATTCAGGAAGTCGCCCGCCGTCATGTCGACGTATAGTTTGGGGTGCTGCGCATCAACGCAACTGGGCAGGCTGCTCAGGTTCATGTCGGCGCGGGGGTGCATGAAGAATGGAATCGAGTAACGCGACTGATTCATTCGTTCACGCGGGGGGTTGACGACCTGGTGGATGGTCGATTTCAGCTTGTGGTTCGTCAGCCGGTCGAGCATATCGCCAACGTTGACGATGATCTGATCGGGCAACGCCGTGATACTAATCCACTTACCATCGCGACGCAGTACTTCCAGTCCATCGGCCGACGCACCCATCAGCAGCGTAATCAGGTTGATATCGCCGTGGGCAGCAGCCCGGACGGCTCCGTCGGGCGTGGTGTCGGGGTTGAGCGGGAAATAGTGCAGAGCACGTAAAATGCTATCGCCGTTCTGCACCTTGTCGTCGAAGTAGTTTTCGGGCAGTTCGAGGTAAAGCGCAATGGCCCGCAGGAGTTCACGTCCCGCTTGTTCGAGCGTCCGATACGTCGTCAGCGTCGCATCGGTGAAGGCGGGGTACTCGTCGGGAAACACGTTGTCCGGCATATCACCTATCGGCTCGGGTTGCCCAACGTGGTAAAACTCTTTCAGATCGGCCACTTTAAACCCCTTGGCCGTTTCCTTACCCTTGCCGATATAGCCGCGCTGCCCGTTGAGGTCGGGCCGCTCGTATTTCTGCTTTACGTCGTCGGGGGCCTGGAAGAACTCCTTCGCCGACGCGTAGAGTTTTCCGGTCAGCTCATCGGTAAGGCCGTGGTTCTTGATTGCTACGAAGCCGATCTGGTTGAAGGCGCGTCCCAGATCCTGCACAAAGCGGGCTTTGCGGTCAGGGTCGCCCGACGTAAAATCGGCAAGATCCAACGACGGGATCTCGTCATATAATTCTTCGCTTGACATAGACTAATCTAATTTCTACAAATATAAAAAGTTCTAAAGTTATAAAGTCGTAGCGTAGTAAAGTTGCCACCCGGCGTCAGCCCAGACGCGCCAGCAACTCTACTACGCTACGACTTTAGAACTTTAGAACTTTACCTACGCCCCGTAGTTCTTGGCGATTTTGTCCCAGTCGAACACGTTCCAGGCGGCCGTGACGTATTCGGGGCGTTTGTTCTGGTACTTGAGGTAGTAGGCGTGTTCCCACACGTCGAGACCCATCACGGGCGTGCCTTTTTTCTCGGCCAGCGCCATCAGCGGGTTGTCCTGATTGGGCGTCGTGACGATTTCTACGCCGTCGCCCGACTTAATCAGCCACACCCAGCCCGATCCGAAGCGCGACCCGGCGGCTTTTGCCCACTCGGCCTTGAAATTATCAAACGACGTATACTTCTTGTTGATCGCGTCGGCCAGTGCGCCCTTCGGTGCCCCGCCCCCTTTCGGACTCATGATCGTCCAGAAAAACGAGTGATTCCAGTGCCCACCGGCGTTGTTACGCACGGCCGCCGGGGTGCTGCTGCTGATGCTCTTCACCAGCGCGTCGATGTCCATCTTCGCCATGTCGGTACCGGCCACGGCTTTGTTGAGGTTGTCGACGTAGGCCTTGTGGTGCTTGTCGTGGTGAATCTCCATCGTCATTTTGTCGATGTGGGGTTCGAGCGCGGCAAAATCGTAGGGCAGCGGGGGCAGCTTGAACGGGCCTTCGGTCTGCGTCGGCGTGATGCCAAACGAGCGGAATGCCATCAGTCCGGCCGAAGCACCGAACGCCAGTTTCAAAAATTCAGAGCGATTCATGCGAATGTTGGTTTGTAGGCAACTAACTAACGTTATGTATCAGCAACGGGCAGGGATGCGGGTTACCGTCTACAAAGAAACGCCTTTTTGGTTCGGAATTGTTTTGACAGGATTGCCCGATGAACAGGATTTTGATTTTCACCCTGGAAACGCAACGGTTTCACAACCGGCATGGGGGCGTACGATTACCCCCCGTCCCCCTGAAGGGGGTGAGGACTTGCAAACTTTAAACCGCATTTTAGGCCGTGTCCTCACCCCCTTCAGGGGGACGGGGGGCATACACACGCGTCAGCAACGCGCTTCGCCCGGAACCGTGTCGGGCTGGGCCGGGCTGGCGTTCCAGACCCGACACCACGGCATTACAACAAAAACGCCGGGCATCAACCCGGCGCAGTGAATAAAATCCTGTACAAGAAAACCTTAGTCGTAGGCAATGCGGCTGAGGATACTGCGACCGAGCGTCACTTCGTCGGCGTATTCGAGGTCGCCACCGATGGGGACGCCCCGCGCGATGGTCGAGATTTTCAGGTTGAACGGTTTGAGCCGCTTCTGGAGATAAAAGGCCGTCGTATCGCCTTCCATCGTCGGGCTGATGGCCAAGATGATTTCCTTCACCTGTTCGCCTTCCGGTCCTTTCATCCGGTCCATGAGCGAGTCGATCTGCAAATCGCTCGGGCCAACACCTTCAACGGGTGAAATGATGCCGCCAAGCACGTGGTACAGCCCTTTAAACTGCGCCGTGTTCTCAATCGCCAGCACGTCGCGGGTGTCTTCTACGACGCAGATAATCGACTGATCGCGCTTGTTGCTGGCGCAGATCGAGCACAGGTCATGGTCGGAGAGGTTATGGCACTTGCGGCAGTATTGCACCCCCGTTCGCATAGCGGTCAGACTCGTCGCCAGCGTTTCGGTCTGTTCTTCGTCGCGTTTGAGCAAATGCAGCACGAGTCGAAGGGCGGTTTTCTTGCCGATACCCGGCAACTTCGCCACCTCATTGACCGCGTCTTCTATCAGTTTGGATGGATACTCCATTTATAAAGAGCGAAAGAGTGAAAGAGTGAAAGAGCGGTTGCCAACAACAGCAATTAAGTGCTCATATCACCATTGCTCCGACTGGGAGTCAGCCCGGAGACGAGCGAAAGAGTGCCGGAGTGGGTGGTGCGTCTGTCGCTCTTTCACTCTTTCACTCTTTCGCTCTTTAATTTAACACCTCCGCGCTGATGCCGCGTCGGCAGATTTCGTTGCGCATGGGTACCAGTTCGTCCCACGACCCGTTTTTGACGGTGCATTTGCCTTTGTAATGAATCAGGAGCGTGCATTGCTCAGCTTGCTCAGACGTATGTTCGCACACATCCATCAGCGTGTCGATGACGTGATCGAATGTATTGACCTCGTCGTTGAAAACGACCAGATTGTGCACGTCGGTTTCGACTACGTCTTCCAGCAGGGCTACTTCGCTTTCTTCAAAAGGTTGCATGGGCAATAAAAACGTGTTTATTTAGCAAATTTACGCCAAATCAGGCAGTTTACGAAACGGGTAATAATCTGTTAAACTAACCGTTATTTGCCCCATAAAGTTGCTTTTTTGCCCATGAATCCCACCCTCGCACTGCTCATTCTGATCGCTTATTTTGGGCTGCTGGTTGCCGTTTCGTTCTACACCGCCCGTGGGGCCGATACCACCACGTTTTTCACCGCCAACCGGCAGTCGCCGTGGTGGTTAGTGGCCTTCGGGATGATCGGCACGTCGCTGTCGGGCGTCACGTTTATTTCGGTGCCGGGGGCGGTGGGCAAGATCGGCTTTTCCTATTTTCAGGTCGTGCTGGGCTACATCATCGGCTACCTCGTCATCGGCACGGTGCTGATGCCGCTATACTACCGGCTCAACCTGATTTCGATTTACGGCTACCTCGAAAAGCGCTTCGGCTACTGGTCGTACAAAACGGGCGCAGGCTTCTTTCTGCTGGCCCGTACGGTAGGATCGGCGGTGCGGCTTTACGTCGCGGCCAACGTGCTCCAACTGGCGATTTTCAACGCGCTGGGCATTCCGTTCGAAGTGTCGGTGCTGATTACGATTGCCCTGATCTGGGTGTACACGTTCAAGGGGGGCGTCAAAACGATTATCCTGACCGATTCGCTGCAAACGATATTTCTGGTGTCGGCCGTCGTGCTGACGATCGTGCTAATTTCGCAGGAACTCGGTTTTTCATTCGGTGAACTCGTCAGCTCGATCAAAGCCAGCCCGAACTCGAAAATTTTCTTTTGGGACGCCAACGACCCCAAGAATTTCTACAAGCAGTTTATCTCGGGCATATTCATCGCCATTGTGATGACGGGTCTCGATCAGGATCTGATGCAGAAAAACCTGACCTGCAAAAACATCGGCGAAGCGCAGAAAAATATGTTCTGGTTCACGATTACGATGGTCATTGTCACGTTCCTGTTCATGTGTCTGGGCGTGCTGCTCTACATCTACGCCGGCCGCGACGGTATCGCCATCCCCGAACGCACCGACGATCTGTACCCGCTGCTGGCTCTGAATCACCTCGGCCCGCTGGTCGGTATCACATTTTTGCTGGGCATCACGGCGGCAACCTACGCCAGTGCTGACTCCGCCCTGACGGCCCTGACGACTTCGTTCTGCGTCGATTTTATGAACGTTGAGCAACGGCCCGAAGCCGAGCGGTCGCGCATCAAGCATATCGTTCACATCGGCTTCTCGCTGCTGTTCTATGTGGTCATCATCCTGTTCCGGCAGTTGAACAGCAAGGAAGTCATTACGGCGGTGTTCGACATTGCGGGCTATACCTACGGACCGTTGCTGGGGCTGTACGCCTTTGGCATTTTCAGCCACCGCCCCGTCGTCGACCGCTTCGTGCCGTGGATTTGCCTGGCCTCGCCCGTGCTGACATACATCATCAATCAGAATTCAGCCGCCTGGTTTGGCGGTTACCAGTTCGGCTTCGAGCGGCTGCTGCTCAACGGCCTGATTACCACGCTCGGCCTCTGGGCCGTCTCGCGCCCCGTTAAACACCCGGAGCCGGTGGTAGTTTCTTAGAGTAGTTTAAGGTTTGTGGTTTAAGGTTTAAAGTTCCTCCGGGGTAAGCAAACAATGTTAAACCTTGAACCACAAACCTTAAACCCAACGTACCAACGTTATGACTGAAGTACCCATCGCCCGGCGGACACTGGGCGTAACGTTTGCGCCCGACGCGACCGCTACCGTGCAGGTCTGGGCACCCAATGCAACCACCGTTCAACTCGTGCTGGAAACAACCGGCGAAACACTACCGCTGACACCCGGCGACGGGGGTTGCTGGCGCACAACGACCGATCAGCTACGGCCCGGCGACCTGTACCGGTTTTCGCTCGACGGGCAACGCCTACCCGACCCGGCCTCACTGGCGCAGCCGCAGGGCGTACACGGTCCTTCTCTGGCGTACGACCCGACAGTTTTCAACTGGACCGATGAGAAGTGGCAAAATCCCGCCCTCGACAACTACCTGTTTTATGAATTGCACACCGGCACATTTACGCCCGAAGGCACTTTCGCCGGGGTTGCCGCCCGGCTCGATCACTTCGTTGAGTTGGGCATCAACGCCGTCGAGCTGATGCCGATTGCGCAGTTCCCCGGCGACCGCAACTGGGGTTACGACGGCGTGTGTCCGTTTGCGGCCCAGCACTCGTACGGCGGAGCGCGGGGGTTGCAGCAACTGGTCGACGCCTGCCATGCGCGGGGGCTAGCCGTGGTACTCGACGTCGTGTACAACCATATGGGGCCGGAGGGCAATTACTTTTCCAGCTACGGCCCTTACTTTACCAGCCGCCACCGCACGCCCTGGGGCGATGCTATCAACTTCGACGGTTCCGGCAGCGAGGGTGTTCGGCAGTACGTGCTTGAAAACGTGCTGATGTGGTTCCGCGACTTCCATATCGACGCGCTCCGGCTCGACGCCGTCCACGCCATTCGCGACGACAGCGAATCACACATTCTCCGCGACATCCGCCTGCACGTCGATCAGCTGGTGGCGCAGACCGGGCGGCAGCATTACCTGATTATCGAATCCGACCAGAACGAAACGCGTTACATCAAATCCGTTACCGACGGTGGCTACGGCATGGATGCGCAGTGGAACGATGAGTTTCACCACGCCCTGCGCGTCACGGCGGGGGTGAACAGCAGGGCTACTACGCCGACTACGACGGTATCAAACACCTCGCGAAAGCCTACCGCGATGCCTACGTGTACGACGGTACGTTTATGCCCCGCCGGGCAAAAATCGTCGGCACACCCACTACCGACCTGCCCGGCCGACAGTTTGTTGTGTTCTCGCAGAACCACGATCAGATCGGTAACCGGATGCTGGGCGAACGACCTGGCCAGCTCGTCAGCGACGCCATGCAGCGGCTGATGGCCGGGGCTGTGCTGACGAGTTCGTACCTACCGATGCTGTTTATGGGTGAAGAGTGGAGCGAACAGCACCCGTTTCTTTACTTCGTCAGCCACTCCGACCCCGATCTGATCGAAGCCGTCCGGCAGGGGCGTCAGCGCGAATTTGCCGCGTTTCAGACGGCCGTTCCCGCGCCCGATCCGCAGTCGGAAGCCACGTTTCAGCAATCGAAACTACAATGGTCACTGCTTGGCGAACCGCACCATCAGGGCATGTTCCGGTACTATCAGGCGCTGATTAAGCTACGCAAGACATCGGTGCTGCGGTTTCCGAACCGGAAAAACGTGTACGTCACCTTCAGCGACGATACACAGACGCTGGTGCTGCAACGCTGGCACGAACACCGCCGGGTAGCTTGTCTAATGAATTTTTCG is part of the Spirosoma rhododendri genome and encodes:
- a CDS encoding SDR family NAD(P)-dependent oxidoreductase, whose product is MNESLKGKVALITGGTTGIGQEVAQQLVGLGVRVVIAGRDRERGEEAAITIGDVASVRFVQADVSREEQVQALVQQTIAEFGRLDFLFNNAGVEGTPGPIADTTEQDIDQILAVNVKGVLLAIKHTLPRMLAQGGGIIVNTASFIGTVVPFPDAMPYGASKAAVLSISRSMAAGYGKDHIQTYAVCPWTTDTPMVDRLSGDQPDAKATFGASNPSGQLATPADIAQVVVALFRGEVTLANGEAVLVDSGGVSSLIYPMTFDKP
- a CDS encoding helix-turn-helix domain-containing protein translates to MESPQHLADFYRERLNYVPDTVTSVLGHLNVFDMADFSGPYAKPIFYTRKNYFKISLLTGKKKLSYADKVITIDQHALIFSNPLIPYNWELLEEAQSGFFCIFTQSFFAQFGGISQYPVFQPGQIPVFPLDDAQQRAIEPIYQDMLQEIRSDYAYKQDRLRNLAFELIHRGLKMTPATVATPSDTTANSRIAALFVELLERQFPLEPSAQMVLQTPSAFASQLAVHVNHLNRALKTVMGKTTSQVISERVASEAAFLLTHTTRPISEIAWCLGFDDPSSFVHFFKKAFAQPPRSFRNQSLV
- a CDS encoding DUF6624 domain-containing protein, whose translation is MLYSDIARELIERREHDLAVRQRLIEEGTLFRGYSPEMEAVHLDNARQLQSIIAQIGWPAREQVGEEASQAAWLIVQHAISWPEFMKSTLALMHEQKPTRTIDPVALAFLSDRIAMYEDRPQVYGTQFVDDEHGRLVPYLLDGPVDEVNQRRGQVGLNTVEERLVELTAQLSVEQRKQPTADERQQERIAYDRWRRKVGWITA
- the chrA gene encoding chromate efflux transporter; the encoded protein is MAYHVPTIAPVRRIRYFIFLKDVLILALTTFGGPQVHFAMLYERFVQKRRYITEAELLELNALCQILPGPTSTQTITAVGFKIGGPNLAYLTLLIWVLPGVSIMTAFGMAIYYLEQHNLSLRFARFIQPMAVGFLIVAGYRIGQKVIKNRTGLVLALLAAVTAYLFRSPYMTPLVIIVGGLTTGLTYQKQERMEKRPLQIEWSNFILWLGVLIVAAVAGALTQSLPVRLFENFYRNGSLVFGGGQVLTPILYNEFVAFKHYLTREEFLSGLGLVQAVPGPVFSFASYIGALSMRDAGPHGQIWGSFVATAGIFLPGAFLIFFVYRFWEQLKRYRVVRASLDGINAASSGLTAAAAVVLLQPMVPHWPSVAVVLITMGLLIYTRIPPFVLILGGLLAGVLL
- a CDS encoding isopenicillin N synthase family dioxygenase, with the protein product MSSEELYDEIPSLDLADFTSGDPDRKARFVQDLGRAFNQIGFVAIKNHGLTDELTGKLYASAKEFFQAPDDVKQKYERPDLNGQRGYIGKGKETAKGFKVADLKEFYHVGQPEPIGDMPDNVFPDEYPAFTDATLTTYRTLEQAGRELLRAIALYLELPENYFDDKVQNGDSILRALHYFPLNPDTTPDGAVRAAAHGDINLITLLMGASADGLEVLRRDGKWISITALPDQIIVNVGDMLDRLTNHKLKSTIHQVVNPPRERMNQSRYSIPFFMHPRADMNLSSLPSCVDAQHPKLYVDMTAGDFLNERLMELGLKKA
- a CDS encoding superoxide dismutase → MNRSEFLKLAFGASAGLMAFRSFGITPTQTEGPFKLPPLPYDFAALEPHIDKMTMEIHHDKHHKAYVDNLNKAVAGTDMAKMDIDALVKSISSSTPAAVRNNAGGHWNHSFFWTIMSPKGGGAPKGALADAINKKYTSFDNFKAEWAKAAGSRFGSGWVWLIKSGDGVEIVTTPNQDNPLMALAEKKGTPVMGLDVWEHAYYLKYQNKRPEYVTAAWNVFDWDKIAKNYGA
- the recR gene encoding recombination mediator RecR; amino-acid sequence: MEYPSKLIEDAVNEVAKLPGIGKKTALRLVLHLLKRDEEQTETLATSLTAMRTGVQYCRKCHNLSDHDLCSICASNKRDQSIICVVEDTRDVLAIENTAQFKGLYHVLGGIISPVEGVGPSDLQIDSLMDRMKGPEGEQVKEIILAISPTMEGDTTAFYLQKRLKPFNLKISTIARGVPIGGDLEYADEVTLGRSILSRIAYD
- a CDS encoding ATP-dependent Clp protease adaptor ClpS — protein: MQPFEESEVALLEDVVETDVHNLVVFNDEVNTFDHVIDTLMDVCEHTSEQAEQCTLLIHYKGKCTVKNGSWDELVPMRNEICRRGISAEVLN
- a CDS encoding sodium:solute symporter, with the protein product MNPTLALLILIAYFGLLVAVSFYTARGADTTTFFTANRQSPWWLVAFGMIGTSLSGVTFISVPGAVGKIGFSYFQVVLGYIIGYLVIGTVLMPLYYRLNLISIYGYLEKRFGYWSYKTGAGFFLLARTVGSAVRLYVAANVLQLAIFNALGIPFEVSVLITIALIWVYTFKGGVKTIILTDSLQTIFLVSAVVLTIVLISQELGFSFGELVSSIKASPNSKIFFWDANDPKNFYKQFISGIFIAIVMTGLDQDLMQKNLTCKNIGEAQKNMFWFTITMVIVTFLFMCLGVLLYIYAGRDGIAIPERTDDLYPLLALNHLGPLVGITFLLGITAATYASADSALTALTTSFCVDFMNVEQRPEAERSRIKHIVHIGFSLLFYVVIILFRQLNSKEVITAVFDIAGYTYGPLLGLYAFGIFSHRPVVDRFVPWICLASPVLTYIINQNSAAWFGGYQFGFERLLLNGLITTLGLWAVSRPVKHPEPVVVS
- a CDS encoding alpha-amylase family glycosyl hydrolase: MTEVPIARRTLGVTFAPDATATVQVWAPNATTVQLVLETTGETLPLTPGDGGCWRTTTDQLRPGDLYRFSLDGQRLPDPASLAQPQGVHGPSLAYDPTVFNWTDEKWQNPALDNYLFYELHTGTFTPEGTFAGVAARLDHFVELGINAVELMPIAQFPGDRNWGYDGVCPFAAQHSYGGARGLQQLVDACHARGLAVVLDVVYNHMGPEGNYFSSYGPYFTSRHRTPWGDAINFDGSGSEGVRQYVLENVLMWFRDFHIDALRLDAVHAIRDDSESHILRDIRLHVDQLVAQTGRQHYLIIESDQNETRYIKSVTDGGYGMDAQWNDEFHHALRVTAGVNSRATTPTTTVSNTSRKPTAMPTCTTVRLCPAGQKSSAHPLPTCPADSLLCSRRTTIRSVTGCWANDLASSSATPCSG
- a CDS encoding DUF3459 domain-containing protein, producing the protein MFSQNHDQIGNRMLGERPGQLVSDAMQRLMAGAVLTSSYLPMLFMGEEWSEQHPFLYFVSHSDPDLIEAVRQGRQREFAAFQTAVPAPDPQSEATFQQSKLQWSLLGEPHHQGMFRYYQALIKLRKTSVLRFPNRKNVYVTFSDDTQTLVLQRWHEHRRVACLMNFSRVAQPVCLPDSDQPWTRRFDSADPIWGGPAAGPDQSPGDVEVLVQPESLLLYTNHADDL